Genomic window (Spirosoma sp. KCTC 42546):
AAGTCGATGCCATTGTTCACGTGGTTCGGTGTTTCGACGATGATAATATCGTTCACGTTGAAGGCAAAGTCAACCCAGTGTTCGACAAGGAGATCATCGATATCGAATTACAACTAAAAGATTTAGAGTCAGTTGATAAGAAAATTCAGCGTATCGACAAAGCTGCCCGTGTAGGCGATGCCAAAGCCAAGGCTGAACTGGAAATCCTGAAACTCTATAAAACAGCGCTTGAGGCAGGTAAAAGTGCCCGTACCGTACAGGTGTCGCCCGAAGAACGAGAAGCTGCCATTGGCGATATTTCACTCATGACCGTGAAGCCCGTTATTTATGTGGCGAATGTAGACGAAGGCTCACTACCGAATGGGAATGTGTATTCAGATGCGCTTCAGGAAGCGGTAAAAGACGAAGGCGCTGAAGTAATTATTATCAGTGCGGGTATCGAATCGCAGATTGCCGAAATGGAAGACCCCGAAGAACGAGAGCTATTCCTGGGCGAGTACGGCCTTACAGAGTCCGGTCTAAGCAAACTGATCAAAGCCTCTTATAAACTATTGGGTTTGATTACCTACTTCACCGCGGGCGTGAAAGAAGTTCGTGCCTGGACAATTCACCGGGGTTGGAAAGCCCCACAGGCTGCGGGCGTTATTCACTCGGATTTCGAGCGGAAATTCATCCGGGCACAGGTCATGAAACTACCTGATTTCTCGCAGTTCAAAACCGAAGCGGGCGTTCGTGAAGCGGGTAAACTGGCCGTAGAAGGCAAAGAATACGTTGTTCAGGACGGTGATATTATGGAGTTTCTGCACAGCGCCTAGTTGGTGGCTGGTGGAGTAAGTGAAGTGGGTGGAGTAGTTGAGTGCGTACCTATGTACCCATTCCACTTACTCCACCAATCACCAATCATTTCCGTTTATTCAACCCTATTTTCCGGTACGCAATTAACTGATCGGCGCGGGAAGCGGGTGGGCGATGGTACACAAAGACTTCATAGTCATTTTCGGTGGACGAATAGCTGCCTTCCATAAAATGCTCATCTACTTTGGGTGGTGAACCCGTGGTTTTCCCAATATAATCGTAGTTATATACGCCTTGTTTAAGCAGGATAGAGGCCCGATAGGCCCCCAGCAAGGCATCGAACGTCATGCGGTTACGGTCATTCAACTGCCAGAAATTGAATGCGCCATTCACGTATACATCCCAACCCTGTATTTCAGGTGTTTTAAGCGTAAAAACTGTCTCGATATAATCAGCGCCCGTAGCCCCATTGCCGGTTTCGCGATGGTCGATGACAAATTGACCATTGAAATCATCGCTCTGGATGTAAGGCCCCTGATTACGCGACCGATCGACCTGTACATAGACCACATTTCGGTCGGCAAGTCGGTCAATCCGATCAATATAGTTAGCGCGGGATAATACCGTTCGCGTATCAAAAAATCGGAATTCATTCCCCCCCGGCATGGTGTTACTCAGGTCAATCAGCCGATATTCAAGTGTCTGATCGAAGGCCTGTACATTGGTGGGGCGCAGTCCCCGTAGTACGCGATCATCGCGGTAATTCTGGCGAATAACTACCTTAAAATCATCCTGTGGCGAAATCACCTGATACCCCCGGTAATTAATATTCAGGTCAATTTGCTGATCGGAGAATTGGCGGGACGGGTCTGATGAGAATCGCGCTTCGGCAGCTACTGTTACCCGATTCTGGTACGTACTAAATCGCCGGGTAAAAATGATATTGTTTCGATTACGCTCGTCGTATACCACCAGCAGGTAATTACCGGGCAGTTTGACGCGGGGGAGCGTAAACCAATAATGGTAATAGGGAATTTTGGTATTAATCGAGTTCTGGTATTCCGTAATGGGGCTATCGTTGTACTCGTAGGTAAACTCAATATCGTTCAAAATAGAGCGCTGCCAATCGGCATTGCAGTGAACAAGCCGGGCACGAAACGAACGGTAGTTGGCCGTCAGGTCGTCGAATTCGAGTTGAAGGGGCACCTGTTCATCCAGCGAAATAACGGGCGGATTCAGCGTTAGGGATGGTGATGCGGCATTCCGATCAAGTTGGTTGGCACTAACCTGCGGAAACAGCAGCACCGTTTCAACTTTAGGATCATAAATATGGTCAATCGTTTCAAGTTGCTGGCCCCTGAGCGGAGCCGTTAGTATCCCCAAAAACAAAACGGCAGATAATCTGGCAAGAACACGCATCCAATCTAATTTTAGCACAATGAAGTTAAAATGGAGTTAATAAGAAAACGCTATGGAATCCACTTGATTATACAAAGTTGTCAATGTCATCGGATTTAACCGTTGTTATCATCAGCAAAATCACGTATGATTATAGTCTACTCAGCAATACAGGCATATGGTCAATTATAATCCCAAAGACTGGTTTCGGTTTATCATTACGTTTAACCGAGCCGATACAGTACGCAAGCTACTGCCAATCTTAGTAGCCGTTGGCGTTTATTCATTCATTATTGTCCACTTGCTCGAACTATTTGATTTGAGCGAAAACCCGCACCTGAAGAACTTCTCGCTCATGCACACGCTGCTGAGTTTCGTTATTTCGATGTTGTTAGTCTTTCGCACAAACACCGCCTACGACCGCTGGTGGGAAGGACGAAAATTGTGGGGCTCATTGGTGAATAACTCCCGAAATCTGGCACTGAAACTAGACCAATTGCTGGAACCTGACCAAGTT
Coding sequences:
- the ychF gene encoding redox-regulated ATPase YchF yields the protein MGLQCGIVGLPNVGKSTLFNAISSGKAEAANYPFCTIEPNVGVVTVPDERLDLLEGLVKPQRVVPTIIEFVDIAGLVKGASQGAGLGNKFLANIKEVDAIVHVVRCFDDDNIVHVEGKVNPVFDKEIIDIELQLKDLESVDKKIQRIDKAARVGDAKAKAELEILKLYKTALEAGKSARTVQVSPEEREAAIGDISLMTVKPVIYVANVDEGSLPNGNVYSDALQEAVKDEGAEVIIISAGIESQIAEMEDPEERELFLGEYGLTESGLSKLIKASYKLLGLITYFTAGVKEVRAWTIHRGWKAPQAAGVIHSDFERKFIRAQVMKLPDFSQFKTEAGVREAGKLAVEGKEYVVQDGDIMEFLHSA
- a CDS encoding DUF5103 domain-containing protein, producing MRVLARLSAVLFLGILTAPLRGQQLETIDHIYDPKVETVLLFPQVSANQLDRNAASPSLTLNPPVISLDEQVPLQLEFDDLTANYRSFRARLVHCNADWQRSILNDIEFTYEYNDSPITEYQNSINTKIPYYHYWFTLPRVKLPGNYLLVVYDERNRNNIIFTRRFSTYQNRVTVAAEARFSSDPSRQFSDQQIDLNINYRGYQVISPQDDFKVVIRQNYRDDRVLRGLRPTNVQAFDQTLEYRLIDLSNTMPGGNEFRFFDTRTVLSRANYIDRIDRLADRNVVYVQVDRSRNQGPYIQSDDFNGQFVIDHRETGNGATGADYIETVFTLKTPEIQGWDVYVNGAFNFWQLNDRNRMTFDALLGAYRASILLKQGVYNYDYIGKTTGSPPKVDEHFMEGSYSSTENDYEVFVYHRPPASRADQLIAYRKIGLNKRK